The DNA sequence AACTCAACTCAACTGCACCACAGCAACTCCATTTCTCTCCTCACCACTCCTCAGGTATTCTCAACTCTCGTTTCCTCTTAATTCGATTCAAATCCAACACCTTACACCTTACTCAATTTGTTGTTCCCACTGCCATTATTTCAATCATAGGGTTCTGCTCTACGCATAACGCTTAGAACTTAGAAGGTcgaaaccctaaaccctatTTTACCTTTGGAATTGTTTTCACCCTACTTTGGCCGCGTAAGTTTTCGATTCGAATACTGAGTTGTTTGGTTTGTTAGTACTAATGAACGTTTTCGTCagtgatttttttatattttttatgtttttagaaaaacaaaatcaaattaaagttcaCAATTTTAACCAAGTAAACCCTAATAACTCTGGACAATCTGCTTAGTTTCCGATTTCTATGGAAGAAGCTAGAACATTCTAAAttgtaaaattaatttgtgCCGAACCGATGTTTTTGCTGCAAATAATGGGGATCCGATACATTTTTTGTCTTTTAATTTCTGTTCAGGGATTTGTGCTGTGATTTGTTTCAGTTTGGTTTGCTCTTCTCCGTTTTTATTTCCTCTTTTAAGATTTTCTAGTGATTGATTTTTCATTCATACTGCTGCTGGGTTTGCATGACATTAATATTCTAGCTTTCTTTACTCTTATATATTAATTCTTCATGTTCAACTTTTAATGCTAGAAACCTTAATATTTTAACTGTAAGTCTACAAGTTTCTCTTGGCTGTGGTATGCATTTTACTCATAATGAAGTAGACTTATGTCTGtttttgttatcttttgagAACCTGTAATTATATGAGAAATGTTATTTGACCAACActtttttcttgcatttgaaCCAACTCTTCACTTTTATCCACTAAAGTGTTGGTCCCCTAGCATCTAAATATGTACATTTCTAATACAATGTGGTTTGGTTGCATGTTTCGATTCTGATAGGAACCGAGATCTAGCAGGAAATAGGGGATTTTATTGATGAATTAGGGATTGTAAATCACAATCCCCTTATTGACATATACTGTTGGGTCTAACCAACTCGAGAGAATTTTCCTCTCCTGGTCTAACAAGCTGAACAGAATTTTCTAAAACCTGTTTCTATTAGATTCCTATCATATGCCTGTATGGTTTTCAACATTGATAGCTTTTTCAATGTATGTTCTATTGTATCTTATCTGCGTTCTTATTTTGTAAATAGTAAGTGCTGATTTACTACCAGTGTTATTGTGCAacttttattttgcttgagaTACTATTTGGTAGTTGATATAACTGGTACCTCTGTCTTGTTGTTTATGATTGTCTTCTTCAAAAGCCCCTAATTGCTAGTAGTCTGTAATTGTTAGCTTGGATGTCTAATGTGCTAACTAATTGTTTTATTAGGTGCTTCATTATCTTGGAAGATCTGCCTTTACTGTTGCAATATTCACATAAATGAAATAGGCAATTACCTGCAGAATGCGCCAGTTTTATATCAGTTTTATTTTAGGAGAAGAGTTTCTAGCCTTGTAGCTGAACATTAGAATttgatgcaagtttcccttctttCAATGGTGGGTCATTGCATGGATCATATATTGTAATAGTGTCCTGTCAGAAACTATGTTCGTAGACTAATTACTTAAATCCAAAACTCAATTGTTCCACCTATAGTTTCTCTGGCTGCCTTACACATCTTACTGCTTTCTATCCTTCATCTGAGCTGCACCTCGTCTTGGGGTTTCTTTAGACTTTCTTCACATATGACCAAACCACCTATGATAAAGCCTTACCATATTTTCCACAATGGGCACTACTCCAATTGTCTATCTAATACATTTATTCCCAAGTTCTAACCATGTTGTGTCTATTGTATAGGGTGTTTATTCATCAAATACAATATTCACATTTTTTCCCACATTGAGTTGGTTTTGATGTTTGCCATTTTGCAGTCCAAAATTCAGTTTCACACATCATTGTAGCCATGGCATAAATTTTTTCTCGAGCTTAAATAGAAAAGTCTCCTTCACAGGTGATAGGATCTAGCAGAAAGTAGGGAATTTTATTGATGAACTAGGGATTGTAAATCACAATCCCTTATTGAAGTACACTGTTGGATCTAACCAACTCTGGAGAGAGTTCCCTCTCCTGAAGGAACAGCAAAACAGATTTTTCTAACTAACTAGAACTAACTAACTCCTAATATTTATAGGCAGCAGTTAAGCCTAGAACTACTGCTCCTAACCTGCTAAACTAGCTTAAAAGAGCTAATCAGCAGCCAGCCAGCAACAATTATGAATTAAGTAATGAAAATTCGGCTTGTCTACTCCTTACCTCTCCTCCTATAAACCAATCCAAACCTGTTCCTATCATTACTCCCCCCAGACAACCACCTTGTCCTCAAGGTGGAACTTTGGAAAAGAGCGTTGCAGCACGGCAGCCTCCTCCTAGCTATCCTCGCATGATGGAAGACCTTGCCAACAAACCAAGTACTCTAAAGGAGCTATCCCCCACTGACCTAGATGCCAAATGCCCTCAGGCTGCACCATTAATTCGCCATCCTCTGCCATCACTGATGGTAAAACCTGTGGTTGCTGTGATGCCGGGATAGCCGCCTTCAACTTTCTTACGTGGAAGACTAGGTGGAGCTTGCACCCGTCCGGCAGCGCCAATCAATATGCCACTAGGCCCACCCTCTCAAGTACTTTGAAAGGCCCATAGAAGCGAGGGCTCAGTTTCCATTCATCCTCTGACCCAAGGAACGCATTCGGTAAGGTTGTAGCTTGAGGTACACCCAGTCTCCTATCCCAAATTCCACCTCCCTTTGCTTCTTATCCGCCGTTTGCTTCATTCTGTGCTGAGCTTGAGCCAAATGCTGCTTTAACTCTGCTAGAACTGCATCCCTGGTGGCTATCAGTGCAGCAACTTCCCCAACCTGTGACGGGTATGTCTCTCCTGGAAACAAAATTGGGGGAGGCACcccatacaacaacaacaaagccttgtctcACTcggtggggtcggctacatgaatcaaacgacacCATTGTGCTCTATCATGTATCATGTTTacagagaccgtttacatgtagatctcgtttgaccacctcgtGGATGGTCTTCTTGTGTTAAACCAATATTTTGCCCATTCCAACCACCTCTTCGGATATCCACCCACAAAGCACCTCAAGTAAGTTTCGAGGCACCTATTCACCACCTTTGTCTGCCCATCCATCTGTGGGTGAAATGTGGTGCTGTATTTCAGCTTTGTGCCCGCCGCTTGGAATACTTCGGACCAAAATCTGCTCATGAAAACTCTATCTTGGTAGGAAACAATGGATTTCGGAAATTCATGAAGCTTCACCACCTCCGTAATGAAAACTGCAGCTACTTTGGCTAAGAAAGGGTGTGATAACGGTATAAAGTGGGCATATTTGCTCAGCTGGTTGACCAGCACAAAAATGGTGTCCATGCCCTTTGCCTTGGGCAAGCCGACCACAAAATCCATCGTGATATGTTCCCATGTTCTCTTCGAAATGGGCAAGGGCTGCAGCAGTCCCGCTGGCTTAAGCGCGATGTACTTGCTTTGTTGGCAAATGGAGCAAGTGGCCACATAATCCTTCACCCGTCGTTGCATCCCCTTCCAAAAGACCACTGCCACCAGCCTCTTGTACGTTTGAAAGTACCCCGAATGGCCCCCCATCCCGCTGTCGTGATGCTCGGCGAATAGGGAGGGTATGTGAGCCGAATTCGCCGGTAACATTACTCTTGATAGAACAGCCTCCCTTTCCTTAAGGAGTAACCACGGAAATCCTCAGACCCCTGCTATAAGGCAACCACCATTTTCTGCGGCTCCGAATCGTTCTTTATCTCAGCGTCTATACTGTCCCAAAGATTTACGTGCACTACCGAGACAGCCTTGGCTATGATTTGCTGCGAAAGAGCATCCATTGCCTTATTTTCCATCCCTGGCCGATACTGGATGTCGAAGTCCAAGCCCAACAACTTTGCTGTCCACTTGAGGTGGGACGGATCCATCAATCGCTGCTCGGTGAGAAACTTCAAACTCCGCTGGTCCGTAAGCACCGTGAATGACTTCCCAACAAGTAATGCCACCATTTCTGGACAGAAAGCACCATCACTATCAATTCCCTCTTGTAAGCTGATTTTTGACGCACTCTTGGTGACCATGCTTGACTTAGAAATGCAATCCGGCGCCCCTATTGAGACAGCACAGCCCCCCACTGTTTGCTTGAGGCATCGGTCTCTATGACAAACTTGTGTAAAATCCGGGACAACCAATGTGGGAAGGGCGGCCATGAGGGATTTTAGTTGTTCGAAGGCTGCCATGGCTCTAGCCTCTAGGGACTGGCCAAGCAAGCATGGCTGCTGTTTTGCTAGGGTTTGCAGCCACCCCTTCAGCCGAGACTATGTGGCCCAAATACTCTATTAAATCCACCGCAAAAGTACACTTCTTGGCATTTAACACAAGCTGATTGGTGATGAGAATGCAAAATACTTGCTGCAAGTGATTGGCACGACTCTCAACGTCCCGGCTGTAGATTAAGATGTCATCGAAGAAGACTAACACGAACTTCCGAAGTAGCATGTTAAGGATGTCATTCATCAATGCTTGAAAGGAACTTCGTGCATTGGTTAGGACAAAGGGCAGTAGCAAGAACTTGTAGTGTCCCTCATGCGTCCGGAAGGTAGTTTTGTGAATGTCCTCATCGCACATCCTAATTTGATGATACCCGAACTTCAAATCAAGCTTGGAAAAAATCGCCGCTCCATCCCCAATTCTGCTGCAATTTTTCGATGCTACAGTTATCCGAGGCCCCACAATCCACCAGCACCCTCACTTGACACCCCTTCACCTCAGCCCATGCCTTGAATGACCTATGGTGGCGATTGGAGCATGTAAAGTTTGAGCTCCAGCTGCTCTATTGTGTCCGGAACAGCCTTGTGCTCCAACCAGTTCCCTTCCTCAGCCTCTGGTTCCGTGATCAGTAGCTTGAACTCCTTGTTCTTGCATACATGCTCCGCTGAATACGGTTCGTCACAAAAGAAACACTCACCCCTCGCCTGTTTAGCTTTGTAGTCTTCATTGCTAAGGTGGCGCACTCCCCTCCGTTTTGCCGGAACCACGGATTCCCCACCCTTACTTGCTGGTCCTGATGCTGCTGCTGCTAGTGCTGTTTTGGTCGTTAAGACACACTGAGTCATCGGTTTGCCCCCACTGCGGCCAGGAGCTGCTCGCAGTGCCATGGTACGGTTCTCAACCTTCTGCGCCAACACCATCAATTCATCCAGCGTTTGAAACGGGAACAACTTGCACTCCTCACAAAACTCCAGTTTCAGCCCGTTCAAGAACAGACCGATCAAGAAATTCGGATCGATCCCGCGCAAGGGACCTACGTACATCTCAAATTGATTGCGGTAATCCCTTACCGAAGTCAGCTGTTTCAACTTCAACAAAGATTGATACTGACTTATCAGCACCTCCGGTTGGAATCGATGCACTAATGCATCCTTAAGGAAAGGCCATTGCTTTAATGGCGCTGTTGTCTCCCACCCCGTAGCCACGTGACCGTGCAGCCTTCCATCGCAATTGCCGCCACGGACAGCCACTCCTCCTCCGGGACTGCTCTAAGCAagaaaaattgctcaatccGGTTGATCCATAGTATTCCATACCATTGCATCATCGCCGCGGAAAATCGGAAGTTCCAGCTTCTGCCATTGTTCGTGCACTTTGAAGCTCTGATTCCCCTGCGATCCAGAACTGTGCGAGTGCAGCGATCCGCTTGTGGACTGTAATTGTGCCGCTCTGCAATGCGGTTCTCACTCGCTTCAACACACGCATCCAATCAATGAAGCGCCTCTTGCATTGCTCTGAACATTTCTTCCATGTGAGACTCCATTGAATCAAATTGTGCTTCCATTCTTTTCGATCTCGACCGCACCATTCACTTCCAGGATCCAAGAGCTCTGAATACCAGTTGATAGGATCTAGCAGAAATTAGGGGATTTTAGTGATGAACTAGGGATTGTAAATCACAATCCCTAATTGAAGTATACTGTTAGATCTAACCAACTCTGGAGAGAGTTCCCTCTCCTGAACTAACAGCAAAATAGATTTTTCTAACTAACTAGAACTAACTAACCCCAAGTATTTATAAGTAGCAGTTAAGCCTAGAACTACTGCTCCTAACCTGCTAAACTAGCTTAAAAGAGCCAACCAGCAGCCAACCAGCAACAATTATGAATTAAGTAATGAAAATTCAGCTTATCTACTCCTTATCTCCTCCTATAAACCCGTCCAAACCTGTTCCTATCATAACCACTTCATTTACTCATCTTGAATCATGCAGTTTATGCGTGCCTCTACTTTTTTATCATTTTGTATGATGGACCAAGATGATCAgattgtttatatttttaatgttgTGGAATATACGCATGCATCTCATCTTTGGTAAATTTGAGGAGCAAGTGTGCTCGTGTGTGACCTTAATATGTTGtttccttttattttgttatttatagGTTGATGTGTCTTCAATATgctcttttctcttttgtttaATGTTCATGTAATGATTGGTGAATATGTTATTCACgtatatgttattttatttttcacttttgCTTTATCTTGCCATTGATTTGTTAttctttttcattcatttttgaGGGTATTGATGGTGGGCTAGGGGTCTGGATAGGTTATTGTTTTATGAACCTACACTGGCTAATGGCTATGCAACTGTGTTATTCAGCTTCTGACTCTTAGTGTTTTTAAGATCTTtctgctctctctctctcctgaTTCTATTTAAGTGTTGGACACTGCAGTGTGTATAGAAATTGAAGTTGAATTTGAATTCTAAGCAACAGTCAATATGCAAGGCTTCCCTTCTGAAGGTGAAAATGCTTTGTCAGTTGTTGGTCCAAAGCCAATGGAATGGTCTACTGTTCCATACAGTGGTCCTCAAGTTCCTGGACCAAATGGAAAGAAGCGGACATCAAGTTTGGAATCGCCAATCATGTTGCTGACAGGTCACCAGAGTGCTATCTATACCATGAAGTTCAATCCATCAGGATCAGTCATTGCGTCTGGATCTCACGACAGAGAGATTTTCCTCTGGAATACGTATGGGGAATGCAAGAACTTTATGGTTCTAAAGGGTCACAAAAATGCAGTTTTAGACCTTCATTGGACTACAGATGGAACTCAGATAGTTTCTGCCAGCCCTGATAAAACTCTGAGGGCTTGGGATGTGGAAACaggaaaacaaattaaaaagatggTAGAGCATCTTTCATATGTCAATTCATGTTGTCCTTCGCGGAGGGGTCCGCCTCTTGTTGTCAGCGGATCAGACGATGGAACTGCTAAACTATGGGATATGCGTCAAAGGGGTTCCATCCAAACATTCCCAGATAAATACCAGATTACAGCTGTTAGCTTCTCCGATGCATCAGATAAGATCTATACCGGTGGTATTGATAATGATGTCAAGGTATGGGATTTGCGTAAGGGTGAAGTTATCATGACACTTCAAGGTCATCAAGATATGATTACTGGCATGCAGTTGAGTCCTGATGGTTCTTACCTTCTAACTAATGGCATGGATTGCAAGCTCTGCATTTGGGATATGCGCCCATATGCCCCCCAAAATCGCTGTGTAAAGGTGTTCGAAGGGCACCAACACAACTTTGAAAAGAACTTGTTGAAGTGCAATTGGTCATCCGATGGAAGCAAGGTCACAGCAGGGAGTTCGGATCGAATGGTTTATATATGGGATACCACTTCGCGACGCATCTTGTATAAGCTTCCTGGGCATAATGGATCTGTTAATGAGTGTGTGTTTCACCCTAACGAACCTATTATTGGATCTTGCAGTAGCGACAAGCAGATCTATCTCGGAGAGATATGATGCTAATGTTTGGAAACTGGTGGAAATTAGATGAATATGTTGTTCTTTTTGGCAACTGCTTTTAGGGAATAGTGAATTTTAGAAAAGCTTAGTCTGCTGTTGTTCCTGGTGGAACAATTCAGTGTCTGTATAATATTCAGGCAAAACATTGTCTCATTTGTTGCTTCTTAATATAACTTGGAATTTTTGACATTGATGCTTGGGAAGAAAATGGCTCCAACGATTTAGGCAGCCTTTTGGCTTGATGCCTATTTGACAAAAGGAGTGTTATGTGTCTGTATAAAGTGTGGAACTCTGCGTTGATTCTCACTCTGATTACCACTTGACGGAGTTTGAACCTAATCTAAGTGGAGATAATGTCTTATGCAACGATATATAAGGTATGGAAGTTCGCATCTTATTTGTATGCACCACATTTTTTTTCGCTTGCCTATGTGCTTGTTTGGTAGTTTTTATGAGAAAGATTTGAGAAGTTTGGAATGAATGTTATAcatttgaaaattcagaaaacCTTGCACTGCATAATTTTAAAACATGCAGTGCTTCAACTGTTGTTCTCGTTGTTTATATATGAACTAGatgaaggaaaaaaagaaaatgtatTGATTAACGTTGGGTCGTTTGAAGTTTTCTTCTATATGTAGTCTATTCCACTTATAGGAATAAGACTTTATtgctttatttataaaaataaataaatagtaacgaaagaaagaaagagggtAAAGAGCATGAACACAAACTATACCTTTTAGGCGTGTTTATAACGTAGGACCGCAGGAATAGTTTGCAAGACTTGACAATAAATAGTATTATAGTAGTGGTATGAAGGCTGAAGCGACCAAAATAATTTGTAAGAGTTGTGGATGGCAATTTAGATCGACCCGAGATGACTCACCTCGACCCGTTTCAAACGGGACAGGTATTTTTAACCATTGACTGGGTATGGGGTGGGTTTGGATAAGACTTGTTTATTTCTGTTTGGATATAGGGCGGATGAGTAATGATTGTCCCGTCTCATTACCCGTCTTGTCCCGCCCGGCCCGGCCGCCCGGTATGTGTATATGTACATGTTTTTGAACAATTTAAAATCATCTTTATACTTAATTATGTTTTTGAAGTATTTAATTATGTTTGgaattttattgattaatttagtttaatttatttatctttatgttataaatttttttaaagagaaaaaccaTAAATCAATTAGATTTCGAGGCGAGGCAGGGTGGGTGGGACAGAATACTTGTGGATTTGGGTATAGGATAAAAAATTAAGATACCTGTAGGTAATCAGAAGGAAAATGAATCAATGCACTAGTGTTTGGGACGAGTATGGATATTTAAATATCCGTCCCACTCGGCTCCATTGTTGTCCCTAGTTAAGTGATCTGCCATTccatttaaattagaaatacaGTTGTAACGagtgaattttttctttttaatatttgattaataacggtatttttttaaattgtggactgctttgttgttttttttaaatgtggAACGATTTAATTTAGGGAGTAGAAATTGAATCGTTTGATTTTTTAGAGGTATACAAATCAAACTCTAATTTTTGTACTCGATTTtcgatttgtgtttaaaaagttaaagaaattGAAGTACACAAATCTCTCCAATTTGTGAACTGGGAACttcacaaatttaaaaaaatgttacaacAAAAAAATCGGATCCTccaattttatattaaaaaaattgaaaattccATGCAAAATAATCGAAGGGTCCAATTACTTATTTTCATACCAAAAAAAACCACATACAAAGCCAATATTATTGAATTGCACAAAGGCTTCatccataataaaaaaatttagccGTAATGAGTGCTTTAAAAATCATACAATGTAGGTTTTCAAATTTCGAGCAAGGGGGAAGAGAATTTGTTTACATAAAACATACATTTATTAGTGGAACAATTGCTTTGAAATCGTGTGCATTGCACCCGATATTTGTTGTAGATCATAGTATTTTGGATCTtgtttataaaagaaaaatatgaacaTCACAATAAAATGATAAATACCTTTTATATAGTTAGAATAAGGTCATTTGTGCATAGCATTTTCCAATGAAAAgggtaaattattttttgtaataatggagaaaaaaattaagtatgattttggtatatataattttggcc is a window from the Arachis stenosperma cultivar V10309 chromosome 3, arast.V10309.gnm1.PFL2, whole genome shotgun sequence genome containing:
- the LOC130968556 gene encoding uncharacterized protein LOC130968556, with the protein product MQGFPSEGENALSVVGPKPMEWSTVPYSGPQVPGPNGKKRTSSLESPIMLLTGHQSAIYTMKFNPSGSVIASGSHDREIFLWNTYGECKNFMVLKGHKNAVLDLHWTTDGTQIVSASPDKTLRAWDVETGKQIKKMVEHLSYVNSCCPSRRGPPLVVSGSDDGTAKLWDMRQRGSIQTFPDKYQITAVSFSDASDKIYTGGIDNDVKVWDLRKGEVIMTLQGHQDMITGMQLSPDGSYLLTNGMDCKLCIWDMRPYAPQNRCVKVFEGHQHNFEKNLLKCNWSSDGSKVTAGSSDRMVYIWDTTSRRILYKLPGHNGSVNECVFHPNEPIIGSCSSDKQIYLGEI